From the Neobacillus sp. PS3-34 genome, the window CTTCTTGGGGAGCGGCAAGACGACATTATTAAAAAGGCTTTTGCATGAAGAAAAAATTACTGGCAGAAAAGTAGCTGTAATGATGAACGAACTCGGAAAGGTTTCGATCGATTCGGATGTTGTGGAAGAAGATGTCGCATTGAAGGAATTGCTTGGAGGCTGCATTTGCTGCACGATTCAAGATAAATTAGAGGCGCAGCTTCAAGGCCTTCTCTCAATTGAAAAACCGGAAGTAATCTATATCGAGACTACCGGCGCTGCCCATCCAGTTGAGGTACTAGATGCTGTATTATCACCTTTATTTGCTGACCGTTTGGAGATTAAAGGGATTCTGACAACAGTTGATGCTGTAAGATGGCTTGAAAGAAAAACGCTTAGTCCTCAGCTTCAGCAGCTGCTTCTTGAACAGGTACGGCATGCTGATTATATCATCCTAAATAAAGCCGATGAATTGTCTGATTCTAAGCAGGCCTCGCTAACATTTGAAATTCAGGGCATTAACTCGAAGGCACCTTGTGTATTGACTTCACATTCAAAAGTATCAATACAATCAATCAAAAAGTTAACCCTATCACAGAATAGGCCTAAAAAGCATTCGGTTAGTCAAATGGACCTTCATTTATCTACCTTTGTTTACCAGTTTCATTCTTCCATCAAACAAGAAGAATTCGAAAACTTCCTTAGAAGTCTCCCTAACTCAATTTACCGTATTAAGGGGTATTTGAAGTTTGATTCTTCTGAATTACCATTTTTATTCCAGTTTTCCTATGGCATGCCTGTTTATATGAAAGAATTTATGAACATGCCTTTAAATCTAGTATTTATTGGTGAAAATATCAATTGGAAGATAATCGAAAAGCAGCTAGCTGATTTGGAAACCTCCTGACTTTACGAGAAAATTTGAAATTAGACATAACTCTAGGACTTTCCTGGAGTTTTTTTGATTTTAGATGGTCGTTCAATAAAATGATGTTAGATAAAATATTTTCATTTAGTAAAAATGGACCTTTTGTGCATGTCTGCCATTAATTGAGGTAACACTTTTTATAGAAGTATTTTTAATGGCGAAATCAGGTGAAAAAATGAAAAAAATTGCTTTCCAACTCCTGTTCATCATCCTGTTCCTATTAAATCAGGAAAACGTATACTCTGCAGGCAGGGTAAGTTTTCAAATTGAAATGCCCTCTTGGGAGGAAGCTAAAGAAATTCTGCCTAAATACACGAAATTCACGGTTATGGACGTAGAAACGGGGAAACAGTTTCGTGCACAGAGAAGGGCTGGGAGCAATCATGCCGACGTTCAGCCCTTGTCTGCTAAAGATACAAAAATAATGAAAAAGATTTATGGGGGAAAATGGAGCTGGAAAAGGCGAGCAGTAATTATTATTTATAAAGACCAATGGATTGCGGCTTCAATGCATGGAATGCCTCATGGAGCTGGTGCGCTGCAAAATAACTTCCCTGGCCACTTTTGCATACATTTTTTCGGCAGCACTACGCATAGGTCCAACTTTATGGACCTGTCACACCAATTAATGGTTTTAAAAGCGGCAGGAAGATTAAAGGAACATCTCTCAAATTCAAGTCCATATGAAATAATTAATGCCTACGTAGCAGGTATTAAGCAGCAGGATTTAAGAATTGTTTCTTTAACTTCACTCCAAAAAATGAAATGGAAATCTGTCTTTAACCAAATCGATAATATAAAGGTCTCCAGGATGCCGATGCTTCCCGCAGAAGATCTTGCAGATCAGATTAGTTTGGCCGTACCAATAGACATTGATATGCAGATTAAGGGCATTGGTGGAAGGACATTCAGCGGCGAAATCAATTTAATCAGGTTTTCTCCCAATGATATGTGGAAGGTCGAT encodes:
- a CDS encoding GTP-binding protein; the protein is MEKTEIYILSGFLGSGKTTLLKRLLHEEKITGRKVAVMMNELGKVSIDSDVVEEDVALKELLGGCICCTIQDKLEAQLQGLLSIEKPEVIYIETTGAAHPVEVLDAVLSPLFADRLEIKGILTTVDAVRWLERKTLSPQLQQLLLEQVRHADYIILNKADELSDSKQASLTFEIQGINSKAPCVLTSHSKVSIQSIKKLTLSQNRPKKHSVSQMDLHLSTFVYQFHSSIKQEEFENFLRSLPNSIYRIKGYLKFDSSELPFLFQFSYGMPVYMKEFMNMPLNLVFIGENINWKIIEKQLADLETS